A segment of the Desulfuromonas sp. genome:
TTGGAATCGGACTGTTCGCATTGTCGTCCGAGGCCTGCCAATCGTGATCATGATTCGGCATTTCAGCGGCCGAAAGGGTGTTGGTCTCTTCCCCCGACTTTTGTCCCAGAGGGTGACTGCCTTCGACATGAATCGGTGTGCGGCCGCGCAGGTCTGGCAGGGCGAAGGATGTCCGGCCATCGCCGCCGTAAGTGGTGCCGAGCAGGGAATAGAGCGACTGGTTCTGGTTGATCGGCAGAATCTGGCCGTCGCAGAACGCCCAGCCGCGCGGCGCGAAATTGAACCCGACGATCCGGATTTCAGCTAAGAAAGGTTCTGACATGTTGTTTCTCCTTATACGTCCATTTCCGGCTTAAAGCATTACGGGCATGGAACCCCTGTCACGCCATTAACGAGACTCGCATCAACACCCCCTCCTGGAAATAACGG
Coding sequences within it:
- a CDS encoding phage tail protein, which gives rise to MSEPFLAEIRIVGFNFAPRGWAFCDGQILPINQNQSLYSLLGTTYGGDGRTSFALPDLRGRTPIHVEGSHPLGQKSGEETNTLSAAEMPNHDHDWQASDDNANSPIPTTNTLAAAQNQYHDGDTLVTPVAGTVSSTGGGQAHENMQPFLALNFCIALQGLFPSRN